One window from the genome of Tachysurus vachellii isolate PV-2020 chromosome 5, HZAU_Pvac_v1, whole genome shotgun sequence encodes:
- the cxcr3.3 gene encoding C-X-C chemokine receptor type 3.3 isoform X1 produces MQCSSLITYYCLFLLLNMQLDLHGLFEHNSTFDYSDYEYKDDCNIRRSVLAIFVPILYSVALILGLIGNVLVLVVLWQKRRNWSITDAFVLHLSVADVLLLLTMPLLAVDAVKGWSFGSGLCKLTGVLFKINFYCSIFLLVCISLNLYISVVHTTQLFSHTRLCMVQLICLAVWIFCLLLTIPDWMYLNSASDSEHEDKTKCVYKYSTKESCLASRLLFHVLGFLLPVIVLLYSFIRVLPHCRPEMGIQKQRAVQVTFVLVLVFFITWTPYNIVLLVDTFRPSSRKPTEPCENQTWTAVKSTAVLGLLHSCLNPMIYLGFSEKFRHWTLTTMKCGSCAVDSGDYFLWDSRDIHSATSVPQEENGELQPVKNNTQQQNDQML; encoded by the exons atgcAGTGCTCTTCTCTGATTACatattattgtctttttttattgttaaatatgcAGCTCGATTTGCACGGGCTGTTTGAACACAACAGCACCTTTGACTACAGCGACTATGAATACAAAGATGACTGCAACATTAGGAGATCCGTTCTGGCTATATTCGTCCCCATTCTGTACTCTGTGGCACTGATACTTGGACTGATTGGTAAtgtgctggtgctggttgtGCTGTGGCAGAAGAGGCGTAACTGGAGCATAACAGATGCCTTTGTGCTTCACCTGAGTGTGGCTGACGTGCTGCTGCTCCTCACTATGCCATTGTTGGCAGTGGATGCTGTTAAAGGGTGGAGCTTCGGCTCTGGACTCTGCAAGCTGACAGGAGTTCTCTTTAAG ATTAACTTCTACTGCAGTATCTTCCTGCTGGTCTGCATCAGCCTGaatctgtacatttctgtaGTTCACACAACACAATTGTTCTCACACACAAGACTCTGCATGGTGCAGCTCATTTGCCTGGCTGTTTGGATCTTTTGTCTTCTTCTCACCATTCCAGATTGGATGTACCTGAACTCAGCAAGTGACTCTGAACATGAGGATAAAAccaagtgtgtgtataagtactCAACAAAAGAATCATGTTTGGCTTCTCGTTTGCTGTTCCATGTGTTAGGTTTTTTGCTTCCTGTCATAGTGCTGCTCTACTCTTTCATCCGTGTCTTGCCACATTGCAGACCAGAAATGGGTATACAGAAGCAGAGAGCTGTGCAAGTCACTTTTGTTCTAGTGTTAGTCTTTTTCATCACATGGACACCATACAACATTGTTCTGCTAGTGGACACTTTCCGTCCTTCGTCCAGAAAACCCACGGAACCTTGTGAAAATCAAACGTGGACTGCGGTGAAAAGCACAGCTGTTTTAGGTTTACTTCACTCCTGCTTGAACCCTATGATCTATTTAGGCTTTTCTGAAAAATTCAGACACTGGACTTTAACCACCATGAAATGTGGTAGCTGTGCAGTGGACAGTGGGGATTATTTCCTATGGGATTCTAGAGATATTCACAGTGCTACGTCTGTCCCACAGGAGGAAAATGGAGAACTACAACCAGTGAAGAATAATACACAGCAACAGAATGATCAaatgctttga
- the cxcr3.3 gene encoding C-X-C chemokine receptor type 3.3 isoform X2, with translation MHRRLRKKTENMDEGLDLHGLFEHNSTFDYSDYEYKDDCNIRRSVLAIFVPILYSVALILGLIGNVLVLVVLWQKRRNWSITDAFVLHLSVADVLLLLTMPLLAVDAVKGWSFGSGLCKLTGVLFKINFYCSIFLLVCISLNLYISVVHTTQLFSHTRLCMVQLICLAVWIFCLLLTIPDWMYLNSASDSEHEDKTKCVYKYSTKESCLASRLLFHVLGFLLPVIVLLYSFIRVLPHCRPEMGIQKQRAVQVTFVLVLVFFITWTPYNIVLLVDTFRPSSRKPTEPCENQTWTAVKSTAVLGLLHSCLNPMIYLGFSEKFRHWTLTTMKCGSCAVDSGDYFLWDSRDIHSATSVPQEENGELQPVKNNTQQQNDQML, from the exons ATGCACAGAAGATTgagaaagaaaactgaaaacatGGATGAAGGG CTCGATTTGCACGGGCTGTTTGAACACAACAGCACCTTTGACTACAGCGACTATGAATACAAAGATGACTGCAACATTAGGAGATCCGTTCTGGCTATATTCGTCCCCATTCTGTACTCTGTGGCACTGATACTTGGACTGATTGGTAAtgtgctggtgctggttgtGCTGTGGCAGAAGAGGCGTAACTGGAGCATAACAGATGCCTTTGTGCTTCACCTGAGTGTGGCTGACGTGCTGCTGCTCCTCACTATGCCATTGTTGGCAGTGGATGCTGTTAAAGGGTGGAGCTTCGGCTCTGGACTCTGCAAGCTGACAGGAGTTCTCTTTAAG ATTAACTTCTACTGCAGTATCTTCCTGCTGGTCTGCATCAGCCTGaatctgtacatttctgtaGTTCACACAACACAATTGTTCTCACACACAAGACTCTGCATGGTGCAGCTCATTTGCCTGGCTGTTTGGATCTTTTGTCTTCTTCTCACCATTCCAGATTGGATGTACCTGAACTCAGCAAGTGACTCTGAACATGAGGATAAAAccaagtgtgtgtataagtactCAACAAAAGAATCATGTTTGGCTTCTCGTTTGCTGTTCCATGTGTTAGGTTTTTTGCTTCCTGTCATAGTGCTGCTCTACTCTTTCATCCGTGTCTTGCCACATTGCAGACCAGAAATGGGTATACAGAAGCAGAGAGCTGTGCAAGTCACTTTTGTTCTAGTGTTAGTCTTTTTCATCACATGGACACCATACAACATTGTTCTGCTAGTGGACACTTTCCGTCCTTCGTCCAGAAAACCCACGGAACCTTGTGAAAATCAAACGTGGACTGCGGTGAAAAGCACAGCTGTTTTAGGTTTACTTCACTCCTGCTTGAACCCTATGATCTATTTAGGCTTTTCTGAAAAATTCAGACACTGGACTTTAACCACCATGAAATGTGGTAGCTGTGCAGTGGACAGTGGGGATTATTTCCTATGGGATTCTAGAGATATTCACAGTGCTACGTCTGTCCCACAGGAGGAAAATGGAGAACTACAACCAGTGAAGAATAATACACAGCAACAGAATGATCAaatgctttga